The Eriocheir sinensis breed Jianghai 21 chromosome 21, ASM2467909v1, whole genome shotgun sequence genome includes a region encoding these proteins:
- the LOC127001706 gene encoding putative per-hexamer repeat protein 5 isoform X39: MVRVQWPLSVVILLTGVSTALLFTNKKSEEDPGYSVRRHVVRGYESDGTLTGRGSNRYNAPPKESDKDDKKTDGDSEGKDAEEKDGGATEEDKNAAEGDEVTDKEDEKDKKSAKDKENTNEDKNAKEDKDAKEDKNAKEDKDAKEDKNAKEDKDAKEDKNAKEDKDAKEDKNAKEDKNAKEDKNAKEDKNAKEDKDAKEDNNSKEDKVAEEDKDSKEDKDAEEDKGAKEDKGVKEDKEIKKDQGSGKEKNSNGTKFTNNDKIMNGKRKPRKRNFGKHRKGKGGATKTKILFTFSDAAKGKKSRKIVPCNCSETVEGGIITGSRSLGSSFGSGGTGSGTLIGVGGTESGTLIEAGGNGSPDYIKTGGRGSSGYIEMGGTVSGTLIETGGTRSDAVTETGGTGSGTLIETGGTGSGTLIETGGTGSGAVIETGGTGSGTLIETGGDGSSTMIETGGDGAGTMIETGGDGSSTMIETGGDGAGTMIETGGDGSSSVTETGGDGSGTFIETGGDRSSSVIETGGDGSGTFIETGGDGAGTMIETGGDGSGTFIETGGDGAGTMIETGGDGSGTFIETGGDGAGTMIETGGDGSGTFIETGGDGAGTMIETGGDGSGAVIETGGDGSGTFIETGGDGAGTMIETGGDGSGAVIETGGDGSGAVIETGGDGSGAVIETGGDGSGAVIETGGDGSGAVIETGGDGSGYVIETGGDGSGAVIETGGDGSGTVIETEGDGSSSYLIEREGGGSSGHIEAGGTGSGPVIETGGKGSQGSWIQGIGKGLQGSWIKGGGKGLQGSWIKGGGQGSHGSWIKGIGKGLQGSWIKGGGKGLQGSWIKGGGKELQGSWIKGEGKGSQGSWIKGGGKGSQGSWIKGIGKGLQGSWIKGGGKGLQGSWIKGGGKGSQGSWIKEGGKGLQGSWIKGEGKGLQDSWVKEGGKGSQGSWIKGGGKGSQGSWIKVKRSGSQDSWIGSGGSRPSGSWTGARGRRSPGFSVPSGGSGLLTYYNTAREKGPLTSAGEVGRRVPLCLSNKEGATSDCAA, from the exons ATGGTCCGTGTTCAATGGCCGCTGTCGGTTGTGATCCTATTGACTGGGGTCAGCACGGCATTATTATTCACCAACAAGAAGTCAGAGGAGGATCCCGGCTATAGCGTCCGGCGCCATGTGGTGAGAGGCTATGAGAGTGACGGGACGCTGACGGGCAGAGGCAGCAATAGATACAATGCGCCTCCCAAGGAGAGTGATAAAGACGACAAAAAAACCGACGGAGACTCTGAAGGCAAAGACGCTGAGGAGAAGGACGGCGGTGCTACAGAGGAAGACAAAAACGCTGCTGAAGGGGACGAAGTTACTgacaaggaagacgaaaaagataaaaaatctGCCAaggacaaagaaaacacaaacgaAGACAAAAACGCCAAGGAAGACAAAGACGCCAAGGAAGACAAAAACGCCAAGGAAGACAAAGACGCCAAGGAAGACAAAAACGCCAAGGAAGACAAAGACGCCAAGGAAGACAAAAACGCCAAGGAAGACAAAGACGCCAAGGAAGACAAAAACGCCAAGGAAGACAAAAACGCCAAGGAAGACAAAAACGCCAAGGAAGACAAAAACGCCAAGGAAGACAAAGACGCCAAGGAAGACAACAACTCCAAGGAAGACAAAGTCGCCGAGGAAGACAAAGACTCCAAGGAAGACAAAGACGCCGAGGAAGACAAAGGTGCCAAGGAAGACAAAGGTgttaaggaagacaaagaaatcaAGAAAGACCAAGGTTCTGGAAAGGAGAAAAACTCTAACGGGACCAAATTCACTAACAACGATAAAATTATGAATGGTAAAAGGAAGCCTAGGAAAAGGAACTTTGGTAAGCATAGAAAGGGGAAAGGCGGTGCAACTAAAACTAAAATATTATTCACTTTCTCCGATGCTGCAAAAGGCAAGAAATCACGAAAAATAGTGCCATGCAATTGTTCCGAAACAGTGGAAGGAGGAATAATAACAGGAAGCAGGTCATTAGGCTCTTCCTTTGGATCAGGAGGAACCGGATCAGGCACTTTGATTGGGGTAGGAGGAACCGAATCAGGCACTTTGATTGAAGCAGGAGGAAACGGATCACCAGACTACATCAAGACGGGAGGACGCGGATCATCAGGCTACATCGAGATGGGAGGAACCGTATCAGGCACTTTGATTGAGACCGGAGGAACCAGATCAGATGCTGTGACTGAGACCGGAGGAACCGGATCAGGCACTCTGATTGAGACCGGAGGAACCGGATCAGGCACTCTGATTGAGACCGGAGGAACCGGATCAGGTGCTGTGATTGAGACCGGAGGAACCGGATCAGGCACTCTGATTGAGACGGGAGGAGACGGATCAAGCACTATGATTGAGACGGGAGGAGACGGAGCAGGCACTATGATTGAGACGGGAGGAGACGGATCAAGCACTATGATTGAGACGGGAGGAGACGGAGCAGGCACTATGATTGAGACGGGAGGAGACGGATCAAGCTCTGTGACTGAGACGGGAGGAGACGGATCAGGCACTTTCATCGAGACGGGAGGAGACAGATCAAGCTCTGTGATTGAGACGGGAGGAGACGGATCAGGCACTTTCATCGAGACGGGAGGAGACGGAGCAGGCACCATGATTGAGACGGGAGGAGACGGATCAGGTACCTTCATCGAGACGGGAGGAGACGGAGCAGGGACCATGATTGAGACGGGAGGAGACGGATCAGGCACTTTCATCGAGACGGGAGGAGACGGAGCAGGCACCATGATTGAGACGGGAGGAGACGGATCAGGCACTTTCATCGAGACGGGAGGAGACGGAGCAGGCACCATGATTGAGACGGGAGGAGACGGATCAG GTGCTGTGATTGAGACGGGAGGAGACGGATCAGGCACTTTCATCGAGACGGGAGGAGACGGAGCAGGCACTATGATTGAGACGGGAGGAGATGGATCAGGTGCTGTGATTGAAACGGGAGGAGATGGATCAGGTGCTGTGATTGAAACGGGAGGAGACGGATCAGGTGCTGTGATTGAAACGGGAGGAGACGGATCAGGTGCTGTGATTGAAACGGGAGGAGACGGATCAGGTGCTGTGATTGAAACGGGAGGAGATGGATCAGGTTATGTGATTGAAACGGGAGGAGATGGATCAGGTGCTGTGATTGAAACGGGAGGAGACGGATCAGGTACTGTGATTGAGACGGAAGGAGACGGATCATCAAGCTATTTgattgagagggaaggaggcggaTCATCAGGCCACATCGAGGCCGGAGGAACCGGATCAGGCCCAGTGATtgagacaggaggaaaaggatcgcAAGGCTCTTGGATACaagggatagggaaaggattacAAGGCTCTTGGattaaagggggaggaaaaggattacAAGGCTCTTGGATTAAAGGGGGAGGACAAGGATCACATGGCTCTTGGATTAAAGGGATAGGAAAAGGATTACAAGGCTCTTGGattaaagggggaggaaaaggattacAAGGCTCTTGGattaaagggggaggaaaagaattaCAAGGCTCTTGgattaaaggagaaggaaaaggatcacaAGGCTCTTGGattaaagggggaggaaaaggatcaCAAGGCTCTTGGATTAAAGGGATAGGAAAAGGATTACAAGGCTCTTGGattaaagggggaggaaaaggactaCAAGGCTCTtggattaaaggaggaggaaaaggatcacaAGGCTCTTGGattaaagagggaggaaaaggattacAAGGCTCTTGGattaaaggtgaaggaaaaggattaCAAGACTCTTGGgttaaagagggaggaaaaggatcgCAAGGTTCTTGGattaaagggggaggaaaaggatcaCAAGGCTCTTGGATTAAAGTAAAAAGAAGCGGATCACAAGATTCTTGGATCGGATCAGGAGGGAGCAGACCATCAGGCTCATGGACTGGAGCGAGAGGAAGGAGATCACCAGGCTTTTCCGTCCCATCAGGAGGAAGCGGATTATTAACCTATTACAATACAGCGAGAGAGAAAGGACCATTAACCTCTGCCGGTGAAGTGGGAAGGAGGGTACCACTATGCTTGTCCAACAAAGAAGGCGCGACGTCAGACTGCGCCGCTTGA
- the LOC127001706 gene encoding spidroin-1-like isoform X14 has translation MVRVQWPLSVVILLTGVSTALLFTNKKSEEDPGYSVRRHVVRGYESDGTLTGRGSNRYNAPPKESDKDDKKTDGDSEGKDAEEKDGGATEEDKNAAEGDEVTDKEDEKDKKSAKDKENTNEDKNAKEDKDAKEDKNAKEDKDAKEDKNAKEDKDAKEDKNAKEDKDAKEDKNAKEDKNAKEDKNAKEDKNAKEDKDAKEDNNSKEDKVAEEDKDSKEDKDAEEDKGAKEDKGVKEDKEIKKDQGSGKEKNSNGTKFTNNDKIMNGKRKPRKRNFGKHRKGKGGATKTKILFTFSDAAKGKKSRKIVPCNCSETVEGGIITGSRSLGSSFGSGGTGSGTLIGVGGTESGTLIEAGGNGSPDYIKTGGRGSSGYIEMGGTVSGTLIETGGTRSDAVTETGGTGSGTLIETGGTGSGTLIETGGTGSGAVIETGGTGSGTLIETGGDGSSTMIETGGDGAGTMIETGGDGSSTMIETGGDGAGTMIETGGDGSSSVTETGGDGSGTFIETGGDRSSSVIETGGDGSGTFIETGGDGAGTMIETGGDGSGTFIETGGDGAGTMIETGGDGSGTFIETGGDGAGTMIETGGDGSGTFIETGGDGAGTMIETGGDGSGAVIETGADGSGTFIETGGDGSGTSIETGGDGAGTMIETGGDGSGTFIETGGDGSSTFIETGGDGSGTSIETGGDGAGTMIETGGDGSGTFIETGGDGSSTFIETGGDGAGTMIETGGDGSGAVVETGGYGSGAVIETGGDGSGTFIETGGDGAGTMIETGGDGSGAVIETGGDGSGAVIETGGDGSGAVIETGGDGSGAVIETGGDGSGAVIETGGDGSGYVIETGGDGSGAVIETGGDGSGTVIETEGDGSSSYLIEREGGGSSGHIEAGGTGSGPVIETGGKGSQGSWIQGIGKGLQGSWIKGGGKGLQGSWIKGGGQGSHGSWIKGIGKGLQGSWIKGGGKGLQGSWIKGGGKELQGSWIKGEGKGSQGSWIKGGGKGSQGSWIKGIGKGLQGSWIKGGGKGLQGSWIKGGGKGSQGSWIKEGGKGLQGSWIKGEGKGLQDSWVKEGGKGSQGSWIKGGGKGSQGSWIKVKRSGSQDSWIGSGGSRPSGSWTGARGRRSPGFSVPSGGSGLLTYYNTAREKGPLTSAGEVGRRVPLCLSNKEGATSDCAA, from the exons ATGGTCCGTGTTCAATGGCCGCTGTCGGTTGTGATCCTATTGACTGGGGTCAGCACGGCATTATTATTCACCAACAAGAAGTCAGAGGAGGATCCCGGCTATAGCGTCCGGCGCCATGTGGTGAGAGGCTATGAGAGTGACGGGACGCTGACGGGCAGAGGCAGCAATAGATACAATGCGCCTCCCAAGGAGAGTGATAAAGACGACAAAAAAACCGACGGAGACTCTGAAGGCAAAGACGCTGAGGAGAAGGACGGCGGTGCTACAGAGGAAGACAAAAACGCTGCTGAAGGGGACGAAGTTACTgacaaggaagacgaaaaagataaaaaatctGCCAaggacaaagaaaacacaaacgaAGACAAAAACGCCAAGGAAGACAAAGACGCCAAGGAAGACAAAAACGCCAAGGAAGACAAAGACGCCAAGGAAGACAAAAACGCCAAGGAAGACAAAGACGCCAAGGAAGACAAAAACGCCAAGGAAGACAAAGACGCCAAGGAAGACAAAAACGCCAAGGAAGACAAAAACGCCAAGGAAGACAAAAACGCCAAGGAAGACAAAAACGCCAAGGAAGACAAAGACGCCAAGGAAGACAACAACTCCAAGGAAGACAAAGTCGCCGAGGAAGACAAAGACTCCAAGGAAGACAAAGACGCCGAGGAAGACAAAGGTGCCAAGGAAGACAAAGGTgttaaggaagacaaagaaatcaAGAAAGACCAAGGTTCTGGAAAGGAGAAAAACTCTAACGGGACCAAATTCACTAACAACGATAAAATTATGAATGGTAAAAGGAAGCCTAGGAAAAGGAACTTTGGTAAGCATAGAAAGGGGAAAGGCGGTGCAACTAAAACTAAAATATTATTCACTTTCTCCGATGCTGCAAAAGGCAAGAAATCACGAAAAATAGTGCCATGCAATTGTTCCGAAACAGTGGAAGGAGGAATAATAACAGGAAGCAGGTCATTAGGCTCTTCCTTTGGATCAGGAGGAACCGGATCAGGCACTTTGATTGGGGTAGGAGGAACCGAATCAGGCACTTTGATTGAAGCAGGAGGAAACGGATCACCAGACTACATCAAGACGGGAGGACGCGGATCATCAGGCTACATCGAGATGGGAGGAACCGTATCAGGCACTTTGATTGAGACCGGAGGAACCAGATCAGATGCTGTGACTGAGACCGGAGGAACCGGATCAGGCACTCTGATTGAGACCGGAGGAACCGGATCAGGCACTCTGATTGAGACCGGAGGAACCGGATCAGGTGCTGTGATTGAGACCGGAGGAACCGGATCAGGCACTCTGATTGAGACGGGAGGAGACGGATCAAGCACTATGATTGAGACGGGAGGAGACGGAGCAGGCACTATGATTGAGACGGGAGGAGACGGATCAAGCACTATGATTGAGACGGGAGGAGACGGAGCAGGCACTATGATTGAGACGGGAGGAGACGGATCAAGCTCTGTGACTGAGACGGGAGGAGACGGATCAGGCACTTTCATCGAGACGGGAGGAGACAGATCAAGCTCTGTGATTGAGACGGGAGGAGACGGATCAGGCACTTTCATCGAGACGGGAGGAGACGGAGCAGGCACCATGATTGAGACGGGAGGAGACGGATCAGGTACCTTCATCGAGACGGGAGGAGACGGAGCAGGGACCATGATTGAGACGGGAGGAGACGGATCAGGCACTTTCATCGAGACGGGAGGAGACGGAGCAGGCACCATGATTGAGACGGGAGGAGACGGATCAGGCACTTTCATCGAGACGGGAGGAGACGGAGCAGGCACCATGATTGAGACGGGAGGAGACGGATCAGGTGCCGTGATTGAGACGGGAGCAGACGGATCAGGCACTTTCATCGAGACGGGAGGAGACGGATCAGGCACTTCCATCGAGACGGGAGGAGACGGAGCAGGCACCATGATTGAGACGGGAGGAGACGGATCAGGCACTTTCATCGAGACGGGAGGAGACGGATCAAGCACTTTCATCGAGACGGGAGGAGACGGATCAGGCACTTCCATCGAGACGGGAGGAGACGGAGCAGGCACCATGATTGAGACGGGAGGAGACGGATCAGGCACTTTCATCGAGACGGGAGGAGACGGATCAAGCACTTTCATCGAGACGGGAGGAGACGGAGCAGGCACTATGATTGAGACGGGAGGAGACGGATCAGGTGCTGTGGTTGAAACGGGAGGATATGGATCAG GTGCTGTGATTGAGACGGGAGGAGACGGATCAGGCACTTTCATCGAGACGGGAGGAGACGGAGCAGGCACTATGATTGAGACGGGAGGAGATGGATCAGGTGCTGTGATTGAAACGGGAGGAGATGGATCAGGTGCTGTGATTGAAACGGGAGGAGACGGATCAGGTGCTGTGATTGAAACGGGAGGAGACGGATCAGGTGCTGTGATTGAAACGGGAGGAGACGGATCAGGTGCTGTGATTGAAACGGGAGGAGATGGATCAGGTTATGTGATTGAAACGGGAGGAGATGGATCAGGTGCTGTGATTGAAACGGGAGGAGACGGATCAGGTACTGTGATTGAGACGGAAGGAGACGGATCATCAAGCTATTTgattgagagggaaggaggcggaTCATCAGGCCACATCGAGGCCGGAGGAACCGGATCAGGCCCAGTGATtgagacaggaggaaaaggatcgcAAGGCTCTTGGATACaagggatagggaaaggattacAAGGCTCTTGGattaaagggggaggaaaaggattacAAGGCTCTTGGATTAAAGGGGGAGGACAAGGATCACATGGCTCTTGGATTAAAGGGATAGGAAAAGGATTACAAGGCTCTTGGattaaagggggaggaaaaggattacAAGGCTCTTGGattaaagggggaggaaaagaattaCAAGGCTCTTGgattaaaggagaaggaaaaggatcacaAGGCTCTTGGattaaagggggaggaaaaggatcaCAAGGCTCTTGGATTAAAGGGATAGGAAAAGGATTACAAGGCTCTTGGattaaagggggaggaaaaggactaCAAGGCTCTtggattaaaggaggaggaaaaggatcacaAGGCTCTTGGattaaagagggaggaaaaggattacAAGGCTCTTGGattaaaggtgaaggaaaaggattaCAAGACTCTTGGgttaaagagggaggaaaaggatcgCAAGGTTCTTGGattaaagggggaggaaaaggatcaCAAGGCTCTTGGATTAAAGTAAAAAGAAGCGGATCACAAGATTCTTGGATCGGATCAGGAGGGAGCAGACCATCAGGCTCATGGACTGGAGCGAGAGGAAGGAGATCACCAGGCTTTTCCGTCCCATCAGGAGGAAGCGGATTATTAACCTATTACAATACAGCGAGAGAGAAAGGACCATTAACCTCTGCCGGTGAAGTGGGAAGGAGGGTACCACTATGCTTGTCCAACAAAGAAGGCGCGACGTCAGACTGCGCCGCTTGA
- the LOC127001706 gene encoding spidroin-1-like isoform X18, whose protein sequence is MVRVQWPLSVVILLTGVSTALLFTNKKSEEDPGYSVRRHVVRGYESDGTLTGRGSNRYNAPPKESDKDDKKTDGDSEGKDAEEKDGGATEEDKNAAEGDEVTDKEDEKDKKSAKDKENTNEDKNAKEDKDAKEDKNAKEDKDAKEDKNAKEDKDAKEDKNAKEDKDAKEDKNAKEDKNAKEDKNAKEDKNAKEDKDAKEDNNSKEDKVAEEDKDSKEDKDAEEDKGAKEDKGVKEDKEIKKDQGSGKEKNSNGTKFTNNDKIMNGKRKPRKRNFGKHRKGKGGATKTKILFTFSDAAKGKKSRKIVPCNCSETVEGGIITGSRSLGSSFGSGGTGSGTLIGVGGTESGTLIEAGGNGSPDYIKTGGRGSSGYIEMGGTVSGTLIETGGTRSDAVTETGGTGSGTLIETGGTGSGTLIETGGTGSGAVIETGGTGSGTLIETGGDGSSTMIETGGDGAGTMIETGGDGSSTMIETGGDGAGTMIETGGDGSSSVTETGGDGSGTFIETGGDRSSSVIETGGDGSGTFIETGGDGAGTMIETGGDGSGTFIETGGDGAGTMIETGGDGSGAVIETGADGSGTFIETGGDGSGTSIETGGDGAGTMIETGGDGSGTFIETGGDGSSTFIETGGDGSGTSIETGGDGAGTMIETGGDGSGTFIETGGDGSSTFIETGGDGAGTMIETGGDGSGAVVETGGYGSGAVIETGGDGSGTFIETGGDGAGTMIETGEDGSGAVIETGGDGSGTFIETGGDGAGTMIETGGDGSGAVIETGGDGSGAVIETGGDGSGAVIETGGDGSGAVIETGGDGSGAVIETGGDGSGYVIETGGDGSGAVIETGGDGSGTVIETEGDGSSSYLIEREGGGSSGHIEAGGTGSGPVIETGGKGSQGSWIQGIGKGLQGSWIKGGGKGLQGSWIKGGGQGSHGSWIKGIGKGLQGSWIKGGGKGLQGSWIKGGGKELQGSWIKGEGKGSQGSWIKGGGKGSQGSWIKGIGKGLQGSWIKGGGKGLQGSWIKGGGKGSQGSWIKEGGKGLQGSWIKGEGKGLQDSWVKEGGKGSQGSWIKGGGKGSQGSWIKVKRSGSQDSWIGSGGSRPSGSWTGARGRRSPGFSVPSGGSGLLTYYNTAREKGPLTSAGEVGRRVPLCLSNKEGATSDCAA, encoded by the exons ATGGTCCGTGTTCAATGGCCGCTGTCGGTTGTGATCCTATTGACTGGGGTCAGCACGGCATTATTATTCACCAACAAGAAGTCAGAGGAGGATCCCGGCTATAGCGTCCGGCGCCATGTGGTGAGAGGCTATGAGAGTGACGGGACGCTGACGGGCAGAGGCAGCAATAGATACAATGCGCCTCCCAAGGAGAGTGATAAAGACGACAAAAAAACCGACGGAGACTCTGAAGGCAAAGACGCTGAGGAGAAGGACGGCGGTGCTACAGAGGAAGACAAAAACGCTGCTGAAGGGGACGAAGTTACTgacaaggaagacgaaaaagataaaaaatctGCCAaggacaaagaaaacacaaacgaAGACAAAAACGCCAAGGAAGACAAAGACGCCAAGGAAGACAAAAACGCCAAGGAAGACAAAGACGCCAAGGAAGACAAAAACGCCAAGGAAGACAAAGACGCCAAGGAAGACAAAAACGCCAAGGAAGACAAAGACGCCAAGGAAGACAAAAACGCCAAGGAAGACAAAAACGCCAAGGAAGACAAAAACGCCAAGGAAGACAAAAACGCCAAGGAAGACAAAGACGCCAAGGAAGACAACAACTCCAAGGAAGACAAAGTCGCCGAGGAAGACAAAGACTCCAAGGAAGACAAAGACGCCGAGGAAGACAAAGGTGCCAAGGAAGACAAAGGTgttaaggaagacaaagaaatcaAGAAAGACCAAGGTTCTGGAAAGGAGAAAAACTCTAACGGGACCAAATTCACTAACAACGATAAAATTATGAATGGTAAAAGGAAGCCTAGGAAAAGGAACTTTGGTAAGCATAGAAAGGGGAAAGGCGGTGCAACTAAAACTAAAATATTATTCACTTTCTCCGATGCTGCAAAAGGCAAGAAATCACGAAAAATAGTGCCATGCAATTGTTCCGAAACAGTGGAAGGAGGAATAATAACAGGAAGCAGGTCATTAGGCTCTTCCTTTGGATCAGGAGGAACCGGATCAGGCACTTTGATTGGGGTAGGAGGAACCGAATCAGGCACTTTGATTGAAGCAGGAGGAAACGGATCACCAGACTACATCAAGACGGGAGGACGCGGATCATCAGGCTACATCGAGATGGGAGGAACCGTATCAGGCACTTTGATTGAGACCGGAGGAACCAGATCAGATGCTGTGACTGAGACCGGAGGAACCGGATCAGGCACTCTGATTGAGACCGGAGGAACCGGATCAGGCACTCTGATTGAGACCGGAGGAACCGGATCAGGTGCTGTGATTGAGACCGGAGGAACCGGATCAGGCACTCTGATTGAGACGGGAGGAGACGGATCAAGCACTATGATTGAGACGGGAGGAGACGGAGCAGGCACTATGATTGAGACGGGAGGAGACGGATCAAGCACTATGATTGAGACGGGAGGAGACGGAGCAGGCACTATGATTGAGACGGGAGGAGACGGATCAAGCTCTGTGACTGAGACGGGAGGAGACGGATCAGGCACTTTCATCGAGACGGGAGGAGACAGATCAAGCTCTGTGATTGAGACGGGAGGAGACGGATCAGGCACTTTCATCGAGACGGGAGGAGACGGAGCAGGCACCATGATTGAGACGGGAGGAGACGGATCAG GCACTTTCATCGAGACGGGAGGAGACGGAGCAGGCACCATGATTGAGACGGGAGGAGACGGATCAGGTGCCGTGATTGAGACGGGAGCAGACGGATCAGGCACTTTCATCGAGACGGGAGGAGACGGATCAGGCACTTCCATCGAGACGGGAGGAGACGGAGCAGGCACCATGATTGAGACGGGAGGAGACGGATCAGGCACTTTCATCGAGACGGGAGGAGACGGATCAAGCACTTTCATCGAGACGGGAGGAGACGGATCAGGCACTTCCATCGAGACGGGAGGAGACGGAGCAGGCACCATGATTGAGACGGGAGGAGACGGATCAGGCACTTTCATCGAGACGGGAGGAGACGGATCAAGCACTTTCATCGAGACGGGAGGAGACGGAGCAGGCACTATGATTGAGACGGGAGGAGACGGATCAGGTGCTGTGGTTGAAACGGGAGGATATGGATCAGGTGCTGTGATTGAAACGGGAGGAGACGGATCAGGGACTTTCATCGAGACGGGAGGAGACGGAGCAGGCACCATGATTGAGACGGGAGAAGACGGATCAGGTGCTGTGATTGAGACGGGAGGAGACGGATCAGGCACTTTCATCGAGACGGGAGGAGACGGAGCAGGCACTATGATTGAGACGGGAGGAGATGGATCAGGTGCTGTGATTGAAACGGGAGGAGATGGATCAGGTGCTGTGATTGAAACGGGAGGAGACGGATCAGGTGCTGTGATTGAAACGGGAGGAGACGGATCAGGTGCTGTGATTGAAACGGGAGGAGACGGATCAGGTGCTGTGATTGAAACGGGAGGAGATGGATCAGGTTATGTGATTGAAACGGGAGGAGATGGATCAGGTGCTGTGATTGAAACGGGAGGAGACGGATCAGGTACTGTGATTGAGACGGAAGGAGACGGATCATCAAGCTATTTgattgagagggaaggaggcggaTCATCAGGCCACATCGAGGCCGGAGGAACCGGATCAGGCCCAGTGATtgagacaggaggaaaaggatcgcAAGGCTCTTGGATACaagggatagggaaaggattacAAGGCTCTTGGattaaagggggaggaaaaggattacAAGGCTCTTGGATTAAAGGGGGAGGACAAGGATCACATGGCTCTTGGATTAAAGGGATAGGAAAAGGATTACAAGGCTCTTGGattaaagggggaggaaaaggattacAAGGCTCTTGGattaaagggggaggaaaagaattaCAAGGCTCTTGgattaaaggagaaggaaaaggatcacaAGGCTCTTGGattaaagggggaggaaaaggatcaCAAGGCTCTTGGATTAAAGGGATAGGAAAAGGATTACAAGGCTCTTGGattaaagggggaggaaaaggactaCAAGGCTCTtggattaaaggaggaggaaaaggatcacaAGGCTCTTGGattaaagagggaggaaaaggattacAAGGCTCTTGGattaaaggtgaaggaaaaggattaCAAGACTCTTGGgttaaagagggaggaaaaggatcgCAAGGTTCTTGGattaaagggggaggaaaaggatcaCAAGGCTCTTGGATTAAAGTAAAAAGAAGCGGATCACAAGATTCTTGGATCGGATCAGGAGGGAGCAGACCATCAGGCTCATGGACTGGAGCGAGAGGAAGGAGATCACCAGGCTTTTCCGTCCCATCAGGAGGAAGCGGATTATTAACCTATTACAATACAGCGAGAGAGAAAGGACCATTAACCTCTGCCGGTGAAGTGGGAAGGAGGGTACCACTATGCTTGTCCAACAAAGAAGGCGCGACGTCAGACTGCGCCGCTTGA